In the genome of Oxalobacter aliiformigenes, one region contains:
- a CDS encoding UbiD family decarboxylase translates to MKYRDLRDFVDQLAQEKDVKEIEIPVSPCLEMTEVSRRVLVQDGPALFFKNPEGCSMPVLTNLFGSTRRIARAMGKETIGDLRSIGQFLASLKEPEQPKNFSEIVGMGTMLKSVLDMRPKERKDARCHEIVLEGRNVDLDALPVQTCWPADAGPLITWGLVVTKGPCRKRQNLGVYRQQVIGPNKVIMRWLPHRGGAQDFRDHTMVNRGKPFPVAVVIGADPATLLSAVMPIPDELSEYQFAGLLRGGRTELVKTIGSDLLVPSNAEIVLEGYILPDENHGSGYEHALEGPFGDHTGYYNEKDWFPVLTVDRITMRRNPVYLSTYTGRPPDEPSMLGLALNEVFIPLLQKQFSEIIDFYLPAETCSYRFAVVKIRKAYPGHARRIMFGVWSYLRQFLYTKFIIVVDEDIDIRRWEDVLWAISTRVDPARDTVLVENTPIDYLDFASPVSGLGGKMGIDATDKWAGETCRTWGKIIRMSDDVQKKVDIIWEKLGL, encoded by the coding sequence ATGAAATATCGTGACTTAAGAGACTTTGTCGACCAGCTTGCCCAGGAAAAGGATGTGAAGGAAATAGAGATTCCTGTATCCCCTTGTCTGGAGATGACGGAAGTTTCCCGTCGCGTACTCGTGCAGGATGGGCCGGCACTGTTTTTCAAAAATCCGGAAGGGTGTTCCATGCCGGTTTTGACCAATCTTTTTGGCAGTACGCGACGCATTGCCAGAGCAATGGGGAAAGAGACAATCGGCGATTTAAGAAGCATCGGACAGTTCCTCGCTTCCCTGAAGGAACCTGAACAGCCCAAAAATTTTTCTGAAATAGTCGGCATGGGCACCATGCTGAAATCTGTTCTGGATATGCGGCCAAAGGAACGCAAGGACGCTCGCTGCCATGAAATCGTTCTGGAAGGACGTAATGTCGATCTTGATGCGTTACCTGTTCAGACATGTTGGCCGGCAGATGCTGGCCCCCTGATTACATGGGGACTGGTCGTGACAAAGGGGCCATGCCGGAAAAGGCAGAATCTCGGGGTTTACCGACAGCAGGTCATTGGCCCGAACAAGGTCATTATGCGATGGCTGCCGCACAGGGGAGGGGCACAGGATTTCAGGGATCACACGATGGTGAATCGTGGAAAACCCTTTCCTGTCGCCGTTGTGATCGGTGCGGATCCAGCAACCCTGCTGAGTGCGGTCATGCCGATCCCGGATGAATTGTCTGAATATCAGTTCGCCGGGTTGTTGAGAGGGGGGCGTACGGAACTGGTCAAAACGATTGGAAGCGATTTGCTTGTTCCATCAAATGCCGAGATCGTTCTGGAAGGATACATTTTGCCGGATGAAAATCATGGATCGGGATATGAGCATGCACTTGAAGGTCCATTCGGCGATCATACAGGTTATTACAATGAAAAGGACTGGTTTCCCGTCCTGACGGTTGACCGGATTACCATGCGCAGAAATCCGGTCTATCTTTCGACATATACGGGGCGGCCTCCGGATGAACCGTCCATGCTGGGACTGGCTTTGAACGAAGTTTTTATTCCGCTGTTGCAGAAACAGTTTTCTGAAATAATCGATTTTTATCTGCCGGCCGAAACCTGCAGTTACCGGTTTGCCGTTGTCAAGATCAGAAAGGCTTATCCGGGACATGCACGGAGAATCATGTTTGGTGTCTGGAGTTATTTGCGGCAGTTTCTCTATACCAAATTTATTATCGTCGTTGATGAAGACATTGACATCCGTCGGTGGGAAGATGTCCTCTGGGCGATTTCAACCCGTGTCGATCCGGCAAGAGATACGGTTCTGGTAGAAAACACACCGATTGATTATCTGGATTTTGCATCACCTGTCAGTGGTCTGGGGGGCAAGATGGGAATTGATGCCACAGACAAATGGGCAGGCGAGACATGCAGGACGTGGGGGAAAATAATCCGGATGTCAGATGATGTGCAGAAGAAAGTGGATATTATTTGGGAAAAACTGGGACTGTAG
- a CDS encoding murein transglycosylase A, giving the protein MFHKRLLSCFFLIGLTVWLAACTTTPPVIPETEQMPMEERQQVSFSDLPGWKSDNLKDVLPAFRKSCRAIGKKKNWQDVCAKAYDIDENDTFAIRSFFETHFIPYRIANENGSETGLATGYFEPLLKGSRVRKGKFRTALYRQPDDLLVIDLASVYPQLKGLRLRGKLDGNRVVPYETRAEIEKSGKLAGHEIVWVDDVLDAFFLEIQGSGRVYIPESGETIRLAYANQNGRPYRSIGRYLLDRGELKPGQSSSQQIRQWIRRNPERLREVLDSNPSYVFFREERIDDPSEGPKGALGVPLTPERSIAIDPRHIPLGAPVFVDTTRPYSSVPLQKLMLAQDTGGAIRGAVRADYFWGFGPQAGEMAGKMKQKLKVWLLLPKQPENDK; this is encoded by the coding sequence ATGTTTCATAAACGTTTGTTGTCTTGTTTTTTTCTGATTGGTTTGACAGTCTGGCTTGCCGCATGTACTACCACACCGCCGGTTATCCCTGAGACGGAGCAGATGCCCATGGAAGAACGTCAGCAGGTTTCTTTTTCCGATTTGCCCGGATGGAAAAGCGACAATCTGAAAGACGTTTTGCCGGCGTTTCGGAAATCCTGTCGTGCGATCGGCAAGAAAAAGAATTGGCAAGATGTCTGTGCAAAAGCATATGACATAGATGAGAATGACACCTTTGCCATTCGTTCTTTTTTTGAAACCCATTTCATTCCGTACCGGATCGCTAACGAAAACGGTTCTGAAACCGGACTGGCTACCGGGTATTTCGAACCTCTGTTGAAAGGCAGTCGGGTTCGGAAAGGAAAATTCCGGACAGCTCTGTATCGGCAGCCGGATGATTTGCTGGTCATCGATCTGGCCAGCGTCTATCCGCAATTGAAGGGATTGCGCCTGAGAGGAAAACTGGATGGTAACCGGGTTGTCCCCTATGAAACCCGTGCCGAAATTGAAAAATCGGGAAAACTTGCCGGTCATGAAATAGTATGGGTTGATGATGTTCTTGATGCGTTTTTTCTTGAAATTCAGGGATCGGGACGTGTTTACATTCCGGAATCAGGTGAAACGATCCGACTGGCGTATGCCAATCAGAATGGCCGGCCATACCGTTCCATAGGCCGTTATCTGCTCGACAGGGGTGAACTGAAACCGGGGCAGTCATCGTCACAGCAAATCCGGCAATGGATCAGAAGAAATCCCGAACGGTTAAGAGAGGTCCTTGATTCCAACCCAAGTTATGTGTTTTTCAGGGAAGAACGCATAGACGATCCGTCGGAAGGACCTAAGGGGGCTTTGGGTGTTCCATTGACACCGGAACGCTCGATTGCCATTGATCCGCGCCATATTCCGCTGGGCGCCCCTGTTTTTGTCGATACAACACGACCTTACAGTTCTGTACCCTTGCAAAAACTGATGTTGGCACAAGATACAGGTGGAGCAATCAGAGGCGCGGTCAGAGCGGACTATTTCTGGGGGTTCGGTCCTCAGGCTGGCGAAATGGCGGGAAAAATGAAACAGAAACTCAAAGTCTGGCTGCTTCTTCCGAAACAGCCGGAAAATGACAAATGA
- a CDS encoding lytic transglycosylase domain-containing protein, producing the protein MATSETASLIGAEIPEKTEEHSKLDELKQKQRVASWISKRYRIAGKASNLFVTTAYKTAFELGLDPHLILAVMAVESRFNPYAESSVGAQGLMQVMSKVHADKFEDHGGIQYALDPVVNIKVGSKILKDYVKQKGSIELALKSYVGAAAMSHDGGYGSRVLTEYRKLKAVASGSHSPSLVQAKSASKRSARQKKAIGPAPLAKQKKEETPIRDSAVLL; encoded by the coding sequence GTGGCAACATCTGAAACAGCCAGCCTGATCGGGGCAGAAATTCCCGAAAAAACAGAAGAACATTCCAAACTGGATGAACTCAAACAGAAACAGCGCGTGGCATCCTGGATATCCAAGCGTTATCGTATCGCCGGCAAAGCATCCAACCTGTTCGTCACGACAGCTTACAAAACCGCTTTCGAACTGGGTCTCGATCCCCATCTGATTCTGGCCGTCATGGCTGTGGAATCCCGCTTCAATCCCTATGCGGAAAGTTCTGTCGGCGCGCAAGGACTCATGCAAGTCATGTCAAAAGTTCATGCAGACAAGTTCGAGGATCATGGTGGCATACAATACGCTCTTGATCCGGTGGTCAACATCAAGGTCGGTTCCAAGATACTCAAGGATTACGTCAAACAGAAAGGTTCCATTGAACTGGCACTGAAAAGTTATGTCGGCGCCGCTGCCATGAGCCATGATGGCGGTTACGGCTCCAGGGTTCTGACGGAATACAGGAAACTGAAAGCCGTCGCCAGCGGATCGCATTCTCCCTCTCTCGTTCAGGCGAAATCCGCGTCAAAACGTTCGGCTCGCCAGAAAAAAGCGATTGGCCCCGCGCCACTTGCCAAGCAGAAAAAAGAAGAAACCCCGATCCGCGACAGTGCTGTGCTGCTGTAG
- a CDS encoding universal stress protein, protein MYRKILVPTDGSVLSEKAITAAIEFARKHPGCRIIGFSVAEPLSFNQIESLTKSGESDYMVREQLSAQSRVNRIAELAQAAGVPCETVVAQSTKPHEEIVRASNDYDCDCIFMASNGRKGLNKLFIGSETQKVLATAQVPVLVYR, encoded by the coding sequence ATGTATAGAAAAATTTTAGTCCCTACCGATGGCAGCGTACTGTCCGAAAAAGCGATTACCGCAGCCATTGAATTTGCCCGGAAACATCCCGGCTGCCGAATTATCGGTTTTTCTGTTGCCGAACCGCTTTCCTTTAATCAAATCGAATCGCTGACCAAATCGGGAGAATCCGATTACATGGTACGCGAACAGCTTTCCGCCCAATCCCGGGTAAACCGCATCGCGGAACTGGCACAGGCGGCAGGCGTTCCCTGCGAAACGGTCGTCGCTCAATCGACAAAACCTCATGAAGAGATCGTTCGTGCGTCCAATGATTACGATTGCGACTGCATCTTCATGGCATCCAATGGCCGAAAAGGTCTGAACAAACTCTTCATTGGCAGCGAAACGCAAAAAGTTCTCGCCACAGCCCAGGTTCCGGTTCTTGTCTATCGTTGA
- the trpE gene encoding anthranilate synthase component I: MTELEFKALANQGFNRIPLIIEAIADLDTPLSLYLKLTQHNHGGKNSFLLESVVGGERFGRYSFIGLPASTVLRSHGTKTEIVKNGIVTETNEGNPLDFIAQYQSRFKVAITPGLPRFCGGLAGYFGYDTIRYIESKLKDTAPDDDLGFPDIQLLLTEELAVIDNLSGKLYLIVYADPNRPEAYSQAKQRLRELKAMLNMPAVAPAMNGSRRTEVIHDFRKEDFLAAVRKTKEYIANGDCMQVVLSQRLRKPYTDSPLSLYRSLRALNPSPYLYYYHFDDLHIIGSSPEILVRQENTPEGRKVIVRPLAGTRPRGATPEKDRQLASELLSDTKEIAEHVMLIDLARNDIGRIAKIGSVKVTEKMAIEKYSHVQHIVSNVEGLLKPGLSNLDVLKATFPAGTLSGAPKVRAMEIIDEMEPVKRGIYGGACGYLSFGGEMDLAIAIRTGVIYKNMLYVGAGAGIVADSSPESELQETENKARAVIRAAEQVQDGMDNSLQ, encoded by the coding sequence ATGACTGAACTTGAATTCAAGGCTCTGGCCAATCAGGGCTTCAATCGTATTCCACTGATTATCGAAGCGATTGCCGATCTGGATACGCCTTTATCGCTTTATCTGAAACTGACGCAACACAACCACGGTGGCAAAAATTCATTCCTGCTCGAATCGGTAGTGGGAGGTGAGCGCTTCGGCCGTTATTCTTTCATTGGCCTTCCTGCGTCGACTGTATTGCGTTCACATGGGACGAAAACCGAAATTGTCAAAAACGGCATCGTTACGGAAACAAACGAAGGCAATCCGCTCGATTTCATCGCACAATACCAGTCAAGATTCAAAGTGGCCATCACTCCCGGACTGCCGCGGTTTTGCGGCGGATTGGCCGGATATTTCGGATATGACACCATCCGTTATATCGAATCGAAACTGAAAGATACCGCACCTGACGATGATCTCGGATTTCCGGATATCCAGCTCCTGCTGACGGAAGAGCTGGCCGTCATCGACAATCTTTCAGGTAAACTTTACCTGATTGTCTATGCCGATCCGAACCGTCCTGAAGCCTATTCCCAGGCAAAACAAAGACTGCGCGAGCTTAAGGCCATGCTGAACATGCCGGCTGTCGCGCCGGCCATGAACGGAAGCCGGAGAACCGAAGTCATTCACGATTTCAGAAAAGAAGACTTCCTTGCGGCCGTCCGGAAAACAAAGGAATACATCGCCAATGGCGATTGCATGCAGGTCGTTTTGAGCCAGCGCCTGAGAAAACCCTATACGGACTCTCCATTATCGCTTTACCGCTCCTTGAGAGCCCTCAATCCTTCGCCTTATCTTTATTACTACCATTTCGATGACCTTCACATCATCGGTTCCTCGCCGGAAATTCTGGTTCGCCAGGAAAATACCCCTGAGGGGCGTAAAGTTATTGTCCGTCCTCTTGCAGGGACACGCCCGCGGGGAGCCACACCGGAAAAAGACCGTCAGCTCGCATCAGAACTGCTCTCGGATACCAAGGAAATCGCCGAACATGTCATGCTGATCGATCTGGCCCGTAACGATATCGGACGAATTGCCAAAATCGGCAGTGTCAAAGTCACGGAAAAAATGGCCATCGAAAAATATTCTCACGTCCAGCATATCGTTTCCAATGTCGAAGGGCTTCTGAAACCTGGTCTGTCCAATCTGGATGTACTGAAAGCGACTTTTCCTGCCGGTACGCTTTCCGGCGCTCCCAAAGTCCGCGCCATGGAAATCATCGACGAAATGGAGCCGGTAAAACGCGGCATTTACGGCGGTGCCTGCGGTTATCTTTCTTTCGGCGGAGAAATGGATCTGGCCATCGCTATTCGCACAGGTGTCATCTATAAAAACATGCTCTATGTCGGTGCCGGAGCCGGAATCGTGGCGGATTCCTCACCTGAATCCGAATTGCAGGAAACGGAAAACAAAGCCCGTGCCGTCATACGCGCTGCGGAACAGGTCCAGGACGGCATGGACAACTCTCTTCAATAA
- a CDS encoding primosomal protein N': MSHLIVQVVLDTPLDFCFDYRYPVASEDTQLPQVGQLIVVPFGRRTEVGLVVGIKNHSEVNEKKLKDALSLVEGVPPLHREWIDLCRFAASYYQRSLGEVALPSIPKKIRHLGKLALKRALKSLDEKNGKFLSEREEKPRLHQAQQNAVSAIMHSCGFAPYVLYGVTGSGKTEIYLHSIEQVLDRSPDAQILVMVPEINLTPQLETSVCNRFPHENIATLHSRLTESERLKNWLKIASGKARIILGTRLAVLAPAPKLALIIVDEEHDPSYKQQEGLRYSARDLAVWRASQLKIPVVLGSATPSLESWQHVLTGRYIKLELPERAVKDAVLPAIKLIDTSKQLLNKGLSGELINSIQRRLEKGEQSLLFLNRRGYAPVITCEACGWISSCERCTAYMVYHKSHRLLRCHHCGLERPVPRVCPDCGNADLQALGQGTQRVEEGLKICFPDARVLRIDADSTSRKGSLQQALFSIHRGEVDIIIGTQMIAKGHDFRNLTLVGVLNPDTALFSHDYRSSERLFALLMQVAGRAGRSSLRAGANPSEVLVQTRYPMHPLYQATLSHRYEKYASELLAERKNAGLPPFGYQVLLTAESRKIETALAFLRDAAADIPCKDGIMINEPIPMAMMRIANMERAQLLIESGSRVCLQHMLREWLPQLRSRKTGVRWQIEVDPLSI, encoded by the coding sequence ATGTCACATCTCATCGTACAGGTGGTTCTTGATACCCCTCTTGACTTTTGCTTTGATTATCGCTATCCCGTGGCATCCGAAGATACGCAGTTGCCACAGGTCGGCCAGCTGATCGTCGTTCCATTCGGTCGCCGTACTGAAGTGGGCCTGGTTGTCGGGATAAAAAATCATAGTGAAGTCAATGAGAAAAAACTGAAAGATGCTCTTTCGCTTGTCGAAGGAGTGCCGCCATTACATCGGGAATGGATTGATTTGTGCCGGTTCGCGGCCAGCTATTATCAGCGTTCACTCGGAGAAGTGGCTTTACCCTCCATTCCAAAAAAGATCCGTCACCTTGGGAAGCTGGCTTTGAAACGTGCGCTGAAATCACTGGATGAAAAAAATGGAAAGTTTTTATCCGAAAGAGAGGAAAAACCCCGGTTACATCAGGCACAACAAAATGCTGTTTCGGCAATCATGCATTCCTGTGGTTTTGCTCCTTATGTTCTGTATGGTGTAACCGGAAGCGGCAAAACCGAAATTTATTTGCATTCAATCGAACAAGTCCTGGATAGATCGCCGGATGCGCAGATTCTGGTTATGGTGCCGGAAATCAATCTGACGCCACAGCTGGAGACATCTGTCTGCAACCGTTTTCCCCATGAAAATATTGCGACATTACATAGCCGCCTGACGGAAAGCGAAAGACTTAAAAACTGGCTGAAAATTGCAAGCGGCAAAGCACGCATTATTCTGGGAACCCGTCTGGCTGTTTTGGCTCCCGCGCCAAAACTGGCGCTGATCATTGTTGATGAAGAACATGACCCATCCTACAAACAACAGGAAGGATTGCGTTATTCCGCGAGAGATCTGGCCGTGTGGCGGGCCAGTCAACTGAAAATACCGGTAGTGCTGGGATCGGCGACTCCTTCGCTTGAAAGCTGGCAGCATGTATTGACCGGACGTTATATCAAACTCGAGTTGCCGGAACGGGCCGTTAAAGATGCCGTTTTGCCAGCCATCAAACTGATCGATACCTCGAAACAGCTTCTGAACAAGGGGCTTTCAGGGGAGTTGATCAATTCGATACAGCGTCGGCTGGAAAAGGGAGAACAATCGCTGCTTTTTTTGAATCGCAGGGGATATGCACCAGTCATTACCTGTGAAGCATGCGGGTGGATCAGTTCCTGTGAACGGTGTACGGCTTATATGGTTTACCATAAATCGCACCGCCTGCTTCGCTGTCATCATTGCGGACTCGAACGTCCGGTTCCTCGTGTATGTCCGGATTGCGGAAATGCCGATTTACAGGCGTTGGGACAGGGTACCCAGCGGGTCGAAGAAGGATTGAAAATCTGTTTTCCGGATGCACGGGTGCTTCGCATCGACGCCGATTCGACAAGCCGCAAGGGCAGCCTGCAACAGGCGCTTTTCAGCATTCACCGGGGTGAGGTTGACATTATCATTGGTACACAAATGATAGCGAAGGGACATGATTTCCGGAATCTTACGCTTGTCGGTGTGCTCAATCCCGATACGGCACTTTTTTCCCATGATTACCGTTCCAGTGAAAGGCTGTTTGCCCTGCTGATGCAGGTTGCCGGTCGTGCCGGGCGCAGCTCGCTCAGGGCGGGAGCGAATCCGAGCGAAGTGCTGGTACAGACGCGTTATCCCATGCATCCCTTGTATCAGGCGACCCTTTCTCATCGCTATGAAAAATATGCCTCGGAATTGCTGGCGGAAAGAAAAAATGCCGGACTGCCACCTTTCGGGTATCAGGTACTTCTTACCGCGGAATCCCGGAAAATCGAAACGGCGCTGGCTTTTTTGCGTGATGCCGCGGCAGATATACCGTGCAAAGATGGAATAATGATCAATGAGCCCATACCCATGGCAATGATGCGCATAGCCAATATGGAACGTGCGCAGTTGCTGATCGAATCAGGTTCGAGAGTCTGTCTCCAGCATATGTTGAGGGAATGGTTGCCTCAACTCAGAAGCCGGAAAACCGGTGTCCGCTGGCAGATTGAAGTGGATCCCCTCTCGATCTGA
- the apaG gene encoding Co2+/Mg2+ efflux protein ApaG: MSSQVFDVSVTTRYIDDQSAPDRGSYVFTYSVTIKNTGQVGAQLIARHWIITDANNHIEEIRGLGVVGRQPLLKPGEEFEYTSGTALATPQGSMQGEFLCVTEKGEQFRVSIPEFVLSLPRTLH; the protein is encoded by the coding sequence ATGAGTTCTCAAGTATTTGATGTCTCGGTGACGACGAGATACATCGACGACCAGTCCGCGCCTGACAGAGGCAGTTATGTTTTTACCTATTCCGTTACAATCAAAAATACCGGACAGGTCGGTGCGCAGCTGATAGCTCGCCACTGGATCATTACGGATGCAAACAATCATATTGAGGAAATCCGGGGGCTGGGAGTCGTGGGAAGGCAACCGTTGCTGAAACCGGGCGAGGAATTCGAGTATACCAGCGGAACAGCACTCGCGACTCCCCAAGGGTCCATGCAGGGTGAGTTTTTATGTGTTACCGAAAAAGGAGAGCAGTTTCGGGTCTCCATACCGGAATTTGTACTTTCCTTGCCGAGGACGTTACATTAA
- a CDS encoding phosphoglycolate phosphatase, which yields MQNPSGKLPLNDIRVVILDLDGTMIDSVPDLDVALNGMLQELALPPVEVSAIRMFVGRGTQNLVRSTLSVHLESDEVGKTMDIAMTLFYKHYRIVNGERSTVFPGVREGLEQMKDKRLSIACVTNKPSIFTEPLLSKNGLYSYFNLIYCSDTFLVKKPDPFPMQMACRKLGCRPDQAVAIGDSVNDAQAARAAGCSLFMVPYGYNYGKPVKEMNPDAVVSSLLEAANLIS from the coding sequence ATGCAAAATCCATCCGGAAAATTACCGTTAAACGATATCCGTGTCGTCATCCTCGATCTGGACGGCACCATGATCGATTCTGTCCCCGACCTTGATGTCGCCCTGAACGGAATGTTGCAGGAACTGGCCCTTCCGCCCGTCGAGGTATCCGCCATTCGCATGTTTGTTGGCCGCGGGACACAAAATCTGGTACGCAGCACCCTCTCCGTTCATCTTGAATCCGACGAAGTCGGGAAAACGATGGATATTGCCATGACGCTGTTTTACAAACACTACAGAATCGTCAATGGAGAACGCAGTACGGTTTTCCCGGGTGTCAGGGAAGGACTGGAACAGATGAAAGACAAACGCCTCAGCATTGCATGCGTGACCAACAAGCCTTCCATATTCACGGAACCGCTGCTTTCCAAAAACGGCCTTTACTCCTACTTCAACCTGATCTACTGTTCCGATACGTTTCTCGTCAAAAAACCCGATCCTTTTCCGATGCAGATGGCTTGCAGGAAACTGGGTTGCCGGCCAGACCAGGCTGTCGCTATCGGAGACTCCGTCAACGACGCACAGGCTGCACGGGCGGCAGGTTGTTCCCTATTTATGGTTCCATATGGTTATAATTATGGAAAACCTGTAAAGGAAATGAATCCGGATGCCGTTGTGTCCAGTCTGCTGGAAGCAGCCAACCTTATTTCATGA
- the rpe gene encoding ribulose-phosphate 3-epimerase: MTTYRIAPSILSADFAQLGNEVRNVVAAGADMIHFDVMDNHYVPNLTIGPMVCSAIRPLVDVPIDVHLMVKPVDRIIPDFARAGADIISFHPEASEHIDRTLQLIHDNGCKAGLVFNPATPLDYLLHVMDKLDLILIMSVNPGFGGQAFIPHALKKIETARAMINSSGKQIMLEVDGGIKTDNIAEVARAGADTFVSGSAIFNTPDYTAVIRQMRERLNTVISPISD; this comes from the coding sequence ATGACCACATATCGTATCGCCCCAAGCATTCTTTCCGCAGATTTCGCCCAATTGGGCAATGAAGTACGCAATGTCGTTGCGGCAGGGGCCGACATGATCCATTTCGATGTCATGGACAATCATTATGTTCCCAATTTGACTATCGGGCCGATGGTATGTTCGGCTATCCGTCCACTGGTCGATGTTCCGATCGATGTCCATTTGATGGTCAAACCGGTTGACCGCATCATTCCCGACTTCGCCAGGGCAGGTGCGGACATCATTTCCTTTCACCCTGAAGCATCAGAACACATTGACCGCACCTTGCAATTGATCCATGACAATGGTTGCAAGGCCGGTCTGGTTTTCAATCCGGCAACACCCCTTGACTATCTGCTTCATGTCATGGACAAACTCGATTTGATCCTGATCATGTCGGTCAATCCCGGTTTCGGTGGCCAGGCATTCATTCCTCATGCCCTGAAAAAAATCGAAACCGCACGTGCTATGATCAATTCCTCCGGAAAACAGATCATGCTGGAAGTTGACGGTGGTATCAAAACAGACAACATTGCCGAAGTGGCCCGGGCCGGAGCAGATACATTCGTTTCGGGTTCCGCCATTTTCAACACACCCGACTACACTGCCGTCATTCGTCAGATGCGGGAAAGATTGAATACCGTCATATCCCCCATTTCAGATTGA
- a CDS encoding DUF4404 family protein, whose translation MDNIDDVLDQIHTHIAKTDNIDPFLQKDFHELDKSIRAMNEVKKNNGAMDLAELDRQARLLAAKFETKHPRIGELIVRLSGILQGMGI comes from the coding sequence ATGGATAATATTGACGATGTACTGGATCAGATCCATACACATATTGCCAAAACGGATAATATCGATCCGTTCTTGCAGAAAGATTTCCATGAACTGGATAAAAGTATCCGGGCGATGAATGAAGTGAAAAAGAACAATGGTGCGATGGACCTGGCTGAACTGGACAGGCAGGCAAGGCTTCTTGCGGCAAAGTTTGAGACAAAACATCCTCGTATCGGTGAGTTGATCGTTCGGTTATCCGGCATTTTGCAAGGAATGGGGATCTGA